A window of Phosphitispora fastidiosa contains these coding sequences:
- the remB gene encoding extracellular matrix regulator RemB, which translates to MFIHLGGDTVVPKEEVIAILSLKLVNKADINREFMVLAEEEGFISNITDNAASKSFIITTKKIFLSPISPSTLKKRSKEEIDKNERQVKDKPW; encoded by the coding sequence ATGTTTATTCATCTGGGAGGAGATACTGTTGTCCCCAAAGAAGAAGTAATAGCTATTCTTAGTTTAAAACTGGTAAATAAAGCAGATATAAATCGAGAATTTATGGTACTTGCTGAAGAAGAAGGGTTTATCAGCAATATCACAGATAATGCCGCCTCAAAGTCTTTTATAATAACAACAAAGAAAATTTTTCTATCTCCCATTTCACCAAGTACCCTGAAAAAGAGGTCAAAAGAGGAGATTGATAAAAATGAAAGACAGGTAAAAGACAAGCCGTGGTAA
- the gyrB gene encoding DNA topoisomerase (ATP-hydrolyzing) subunit B yields MEEVTHQEYGANQIQVLEGLEAVRRRPGMYIGSTSSKGLHHLVYEVVDNSIDEALGGYCDLIEVFINNNGTVTVIDNGRGIPVDIHPKTGKSAVEVVLTILHAGGKFGGEGYKVSGGLHGVGVSVVNALSEYLEVEVKRNGSVYYQRFERGIPVTELTETGTSDSTGTKITFKPDPEIFEETVFEFSMLSQRLRELSYLNRGVKIVLKDEGAEFEKVFQHDGGIIDFVLHLNKNKDTVHPRPIYFSAEKDEVMVEIAVQYNDGYAESVFSFANNINTHEGGTHEAGFKTALTRVVNDYARKHNILKENDNNLSGEDIREGMTAVLSVKVREPQFEGQTKTKLGNSEVRGIVDTIVVEGMGTFLEENPAVGKRIIEKAVHAARAREAARKARELTRRKSALETTSLPGKLADCSIKDPAMSELYLVEGDSAGGSAKQGRDRRFQAILPLRGKIINVEKARLDKILNNEEIRSMITAMGTGISNEFDIEKARYHKLIIMTDADVDGAHIRTLLLTFFYRYMRPLIEAGYVYIAQPPLYLVKKNKQEHYLYTDNELDQLLGNIGREGIAIQRYKGLGEMNPEQLWETTMNPDSRTVLQVQAEDAMVADEIFTILMGDKVEPRREFIQSNAQYVRNLDI; encoded by the coding sequence ATGGAAGAAGTAACCCATCAGGAATATGGAGCAAATCAGATACAGGTTCTTGAAGGACTCGAAGCAGTAAGAAGAAGGCCTGGGATGTATATTGGGAGTACAAGCTCCAAGGGATTACATCACCTGGTATATGAAGTAGTTGATAACAGCATAGATGAGGCCCTGGGAGGTTACTGTGACCTGATCGAAGTTTTTATAAATAATAACGGTACAGTTACTGTTATTGACAATGGTAGGGGGATACCTGTTGATATACATCCAAAAACCGGTAAATCTGCTGTTGAAGTTGTCCTGACAATCCTCCATGCAGGAGGAAAGTTTGGAGGCGAAGGGTATAAGGTTTCCGGAGGTTTGCATGGAGTAGGTGTTTCAGTTGTAAATGCCTTGTCCGAATATCTTGAGGTAGAGGTCAAAAGAAACGGTTCCGTGTATTACCAGAGATTTGAAAGGGGTATTCCGGTTACAGAACTTACAGAAACAGGAACATCTGATTCCACAGGAACAAAAATTACTTTTAAACCGGACCCGGAAATTTTTGAGGAAACAGTTTTCGAATTCAGCATGCTTTCACAGAGATTGAGAGAGCTTTCATACCTCAACCGAGGAGTTAAAATTGTCCTTAAGGATGAAGGGGCTGAGTTTGAGAAGGTATTTCAACATGATGGCGGGATCATAGATTTTGTTTTACACCTGAATAAAAACAAGGACACGGTTCATCCGAGGCCAATTTACTTTTCCGCTGAAAAAGATGAGGTCATGGTAGAAATCGCGGTTCAATACAATGACGGCTATGCAGAAAGTGTATTTTCTTTTGCTAATAATATAAATACACACGAAGGCGGAACCCATGAAGCAGGCTTTAAAACAGCTTTAACCAGGGTAGTCAATGATTACGCCAGGAAACACAATATTCTTAAAGAAAATGATAACAACCTTTCGGGTGAAGATATCCGGGAAGGCATGACAGCAGTTCTAAGTGTCAAGGTCAGGGAACCACAGTTTGAAGGACAGACTAAGACTAAACTGGGAAATAGTGAAGTAAGAGGAATAGTTGATACCATAGTTGTGGAGGGAATGGGTACTTTCCTGGAAGAGAACCCGGCTGTTGGCAAACGAATTATTGAAAAAGCTGTTCACGCAGCGAGGGCAAGGGAAGCAGCTAGGAAGGCAAGGGAATTGACCCGGAGGAAAAGCGCTCTGGAAACCACTTCGCTGCCGGGAAAACTGGCTGATTGTTCAATTAAAGACCCAGCCATGAGTGAATTATATCTGGTTGAGGGAGATTCTGCAGGAGGTTCGGCCAAACAGGGCCGGGACAGGAGATTTCAGGCAATACTCCCACTTCGGGGGAAAATAATTAATGTTGAAAAAGCACGGCTGGATAAGATTTTGAACAATGAAGAGATAAGGTCAATGATCACAGCAATGGGTACGGGGATATCAAATGAATTTGATATCGAAAAAGCCAGATACCATAAGCTCATCATTATGACAGATGCTGATGTTGACGGCGCACACATAAGAACTCTCTTGTTAACGTTTTTTTACAGATACATGCGTCCTTTAATAGAAGCCGGATATGTCTATATAGCTCAGCCGCCGCTTTATCTGGTCAAGAAAAATAAACAGGAGCATTACCTGTACACAGATAATGAGCTTGATCAGCTGTTGGGGAACATAGGGCGTGAAGGAATAGCTATTCAAAGGTATAAGGGCCTTGGTGAAATGAATCCCGAGCAGCTATGGGAAACAACTATGAATCCTGATTCCAGAACTGTTTTACAGGTGCAGGCAGAAGATGCAATGGTGGCTGATGAAATTTTTACTATTCTGATGGGCGACAAGGTTGAACCACGTCGGGAGTTTATTCAGAGTAATGCTCAATATGTAAGGAATTTGGATATATAA
- the gyrA gene encoding DNA gyrase subunit A: MTEQGAGKILPIDINDEMKNSYIDYAMSVIVGRALPDVRDGLKPVHRRILYAMHELGMNPDKPHKKSARIVGEVLGKYHPHGDSAVYDAMVRLAQNFSSRYPLIDGHGNFGSVDGDSAAAMRYTEARMSKIATELLKDIDKDTVEYMANFDDSLKEPVVLPARIPNLLINGSSGIAVGMATNIPPHNIGEVIDGVVAVIDNPDITPNELMMNIKGPDFPTGGIIMGREGINSAYATGRGVIRVRSQARIERMSNGKMRILVTELPYQVNKARLIEKIADLVRDKKLDGITDLRDESDRTGMQIVIELRRDANANVILNQLYKHTQMQETFGVIMLALVDGQPRILNLKEVLFYYLEHQKDVTTRRTRYELNKAEARAHIVEGLRIALNNLDAVIKTIRESRTADIARTALMERFGLSEKQAQAILEMRLQRLTGLERDKLEEEYKNLVEKITYLKAVLANEQMVLDIIKEELLEIRNKYIDERRTVITDDDTRIDDEDLIAEEDMVITVTHYGYIKRISLDTYRSQKRGGRGVTAMGTKEEDFVEHLFITTTHHFILFFTKKGKVYKLKVHEIPEAGRQAKGTAIVNLLQIAGDDTITSVIPVKSFATELFLFTATRKGIVKKTPIGEYISSRKDGLIALTLDDGDELIDVKLTSGDDDIIIGTANGMSIRFHETEVRSMGRTARGVRGITLTGRDLVVGMDLAQKGTHLLVVSANGYGKRTKLEEYRTQGRGGKGMMTIKRTKRNGPLVGIKILNVDEEIMMITAEGIIIRMDVKDISSMGRTTQGVTMMRLDEKDSVVALAKVVTKEED, encoded by the coding sequence TTGACAGAACAAGGTGCAGGGAAAATACTGCCTATTGACATTAATGATGAAATGAAGAATTCGTATATAGATTATGCCATGAGTGTTATTGTAGGCAGGGCCCTTCCTGATGTCAGGGATGGTCTGAAACCGGTACACAGACGTATTTTATATGCAATGCACGAATTGGGAATGAATCCCGACAAACCGCACAAAAAGTCAGCCCGGATTGTTGGGGAAGTACTGGGTAAGTACCATCCCCACGGAGATTCGGCTGTTTATGATGCCATGGTAAGGTTAGCCCAGAACTTTTCGTCCAGGTATCCTCTTATTGACGGTCACGGTAACTTCGGGTCTGTAGACGGGGATTCTGCAGCGGCCATGCGTTATACTGAGGCCAGGATGTCAAAAATCGCCACTGAACTTCTCAAGGATATTGACAAAGATACAGTTGAATACATGGCTAACTTTGATGACAGCCTAAAAGAACCTGTTGTGCTGCCGGCAAGAATACCAAATCTGCTCATAAATGGGTCTTCTGGTATTGCAGTAGGGATGGCTACAAATATTCCGCCCCATAATATTGGGGAGGTAATTGATGGCGTAGTTGCGGTTATTGATAACCCGGATATAACCCCAAATGAACTTATGATGAATATCAAAGGTCCGGATTTTCCAACAGGCGGAATCATTATGGGCCGTGAGGGGATAAACAGTGCCTATGCAACCGGACGGGGAGTAATCAGGGTAAGGTCACAAGCCAGAATAGAACGCATGTCTAACGGTAAAATGAGGATACTTGTTACCGAACTCCCTTATCAGGTAAACAAAGCGAGACTTATAGAAAAAATTGCAGATCTGGTCAGGGATAAGAAGTTGGATGGCATAACTGACCTGCGCGATGAGTCTGACCGGACCGGAATGCAGATAGTCATTGAACTTAGGCGTGATGCCAATGCCAATGTAATTCTGAACCAACTCTATAAGCATACTCAGATGCAGGAGACCTTTGGAGTAATAATGCTTGCACTGGTTGATGGGCAGCCGCGGATTTTGAATTTGAAAGAGGTATTGTTTTATTACCTTGAACACCAAAAGGATGTTACTACAAGGAGAACAAGGTATGAACTTAATAAGGCTGAGGCAAGGGCACATATCGTCGAGGGCCTTCGAATTGCCCTCAATAATTTGGATGCTGTAATCAAGACTATTAGAGAGTCACGTACAGCTGATATTGCCAGAACCGCTTTAATGGAAAGATTCGGCCTGTCGGAAAAGCAGGCACAGGCTATCCTGGAAATGCGTCTCCAAAGGCTGACCGGTCTTGAAAGAGATAAACTTGAAGAGGAATATAAAAATCTTGTCGAAAAAATCACGTATCTTAAGGCTGTACTGGCAAATGAGCAGATGGTCCTGGATATAATTAAAGAGGAATTACTGGAGATTAGGAATAAATACATTGACGAGAGAAGGACAGTAATCACTGACGATGATACCAGAATTGATGATGAAGATTTGATTGCCGAAGAGGACATGGTTATTACGGTTACTCATTATGGGTATATCAAACGTATTTCCTTAGATACATACAGGAGTCAGAAACGGGGCGGTCGGGGTGTTACGGCAATGGGAACAAAAGAAGAGGATTTTGTGGAACACCTCTTTATTACAACAACACACCATTTCATTCTCTTCTTCACCAAAAAAGGAAAAGTCTACAAGTTAAAGGTTCATGAAATTCCGGAAGCGGGGAGGCAGGCTAAAGGAACAGCGATTGTCAATCTTCTGCAGATAGCGGGTGATGATACAATTACTTCTGTTATCCCGGTAAAATCTTTTGCAACCGAGCTATTTCTGTTTACTGCAACAAGGAAAGGGATAGTTAAGAAAACACCTATTGGTGAATATATCTCTTCCAGGAAAGACGGCCTGATAGCTCTAACTCTTGATGATGGAGATGAATTGATAGATGTCAAGCTTACTTCGGGTGATGATGATATCATTATTGGTACTGCCAATGGTATGTCGATAAGATTCCATGAAACTGAAGTAAGAAGCATGGGGAGAACGGCCAGGGGTGTCAGGGGAATTACCCTGACAGGCAGGGACCTTGTTGTTGGAATGGACCTCGCACAAAAAGGGACACATCTCCTGGTAGTTTCCGCAAATGGTTATGGCAAAAGAACCAAACTGGAAGAATACCGAACTCAGGGCCGCGGCGGTAAAGGTATGATGACAATAAAGCGGACCAAACGGAACGGGCCATTGGTTGGTATCAAGATTCTCAATGTTGATGAGGAAATCATGATGATTACGGCAGAGGGAATAATTATCCGAATGGATGTAAAGGATATTTCCTCTATGGGGAGAACTACTCAAGGAGTTACCATGATGAGGCTTGATGAAAAGGATTCTGTTGTAGCGCTTGCTAAAGTGGTCACAAAAGAAGAAGATTAA
- a CDS encoding formate dehydrogenase subunit gamma, with amino-acid sequence MADINSGFPQSKTVYQRWNIHHRLVHFGIYAPFILCAITGLPIKFHHKGWAQALASFFGGGDGLLFWHLLAGVLIFLTCIYHLGYSLLWAVKYRHNLTIPMLPWAKGTWTALKQYFAYQLGKSDEHPKFGRYQWKEMFDYWAVFWGMFMIGGSGLLMWFPEFTFQYFPKWFVDAYRWAHSDEAVLAVVFIFTWHFYNVHFQPEFFPMSWVWWDGKMSVDTMELEHGLELEMLTEQQQEMPGRGTVSSPNKKFPSSG; translated from the coding sequence ATGGCTGACATTAATTCCGGTTTTCCGCAAAGCAAAACAGTTTATCAGCGTTGGAACATACACCACCGCCTGGTACACTTTGGAATTTACGCTCCGTTTATTCTATGTGCTATCACAGGATTGCCTATTAAATTCCATCATAAAGGCTGGGCACAAGCTCTTGCTTCCTTTTTCGGCGGCGGGGATGGACTCTTATTTTGGCACCTGCTTGCGGGAGTATTGATTTTTTTAACCTGTATTTACCATTTAGGGTATTCGCTTCTTTGGGCCGTCAAGTATCGCCATAATTTGACGATTCCGATGCTGCCATGGGCAAAAGGGACATGGACGGCTTTGAAACAGTATTTTGCCTACCAGTTGGGCAAAAGTGACGAACATCCTAAATTTGGGCGCTACCAGTGGAAAGAGATGTTTGACTACTGGGCGGTTTTCTGGGGGATGTTCATGATTGGTGGGTCCGGTCTTTTGATGTGGTTCCCGGAGTTTACGTTTCAGTATTTTCCCAAGTGGTTTGTTGATGCTTATCGGTGGGCTCACAGTGATGAGGCTGTACTTGCAGTGGTCTTTATTTTCACCTGGCATTTCTATAATGTTCATTTCCAACCTGAATTCTTCCCTATGAGCTGGGTATGGTGGGATGGAAAAATGTCTGTAGATACTATGGAACTTGAACATGGATTGGAATTGGAAATGCTTACGGAACAACAGCAGGAGATGCCAGGAAGGGGAACAGTTTCTTCTCCAAACAAAAAGTTTCCCAGTTCTGGTTGA
- a CDS encoding cytochrome c3 family protein — protein sequence MRFIKLMVAMFAVAVTAAFLFNIQAFTDKSFNKEVGFCANCHEMKPNYYTWLVTSHNQFGCLRCHQDITIGTFAYKHWRNVIPAPVEKKGIIPDDVCRSCHTNTRNVSPPGDIIFPHELHVVKQIDCVDCHSNVTHLHVSEYIKTNYIEKQKEFTPAVFTDTQAKQLIRKDNQILMPVCMRCHNGDMATDACNACHKNIKAEDKIVVKE from the coding sequence ATGAGATTTATAAAATTAATGGTGGCAATGTTTGCAGTGGCTGTAACAGCAGCATTCTTGTTCAATATTCAGGCATTTACAGATAAGAGTTTTAACAAAGAAGTGGGGTTTTGTGCCAACTGCCATGAAATGAAACCAAACTATTATACCTGGCTGGTGACATCTCACAATCAATTTGGCTGCTTAAGATGTCATCAGGATATCACAATTGGTACCTTTGCGTACAAACACTGGAGAAACGTTATACCAGCACCTGTTGAGAAAAAAGGCATAATTCCAGACGATGTCTGCAGGTCGTGTCATACCAACACCCGTAATGTTTCTCCGCCCGGTGATATTATTTTCCCTCATGAATTGCATGTTGTTAAGCAAATTGACTGTGTTGACTGTCACAGCAATGTAACCCACCTTCACGTGTCAGAGTATATTAAAACTAATTACATAGAAAAGCAGAAGGAATTTACACCGGCTGTGTTTACAGACACCCAGGCAAAACAACTTATTAGAAAAGATAATCAGATATTGATGCCGGTGTGTATGCGCTGCCACAACGGGGACATGGCAACAGATGCCTGCAATGCATGCCATAAAAATATCAAAGCAGAAGATAAAATCGTTGTTAAGGAATAA
- the pdxS gene encoding pyridoxal 5'-phosphate synthase lyase subunit PdxS — MAEQGTWKVKKGLAEMLKGGVIMDVTTPEQAQIAEEAGACAVMALERVPADIRAAGGVARMADPTVVQKILDAVTIPVMAKCRIGHFVEAQILESLGVDYIDESEVLTPADEQFHVNKNIFKVPFVCGARNLGEALRRIGEGAAMIRTKGEPGTGDVVEAVRHMRMVMSEIRKLQNLPEEELMSAAKEMGAPYNLVVEVARLGRLPVVNFAAGGIATPADAALMMQLGCDGVFVGSGIFKSGDPAKRAKAIVAATTHYNDPQMLAEVSKDLGEPMVGINISTLANVDRMQERGW, encoded by the coding sequence ATGGCTGAACAGGGAACGTGGAAAGTAAAAAAAGGCCTTGCAGAAATGTTAAAAGGCGGAGTTATCATGGATGTAACTACACCGGAGCAGGCCCAAATTGCAGAAGAAGCTGGGGCTTGTGCCGTTATGGCTCTCGAAAGGGTTCCGGCAGATATACGAGCAGCAGGAGGAGTTGCCCGGATGGCTGATCCCACCGTGGTTCAGAAAATCCTAGATGCAGTTACTATTCCTGTTATGGCTAAATGCAGAATAGGACATTTTGTTGAGGCGCAGATTTTGGAATCACTTGGAGTTGATTATATTGATGAGAGTGAGGTTCTGACACCTGCAGATGAACAGTTTCATGTAAATAAAAACATTTTTAAGGTTCCGTTTGTCTGTGGCGCCAGAAATTTGGGGGAAGCTCTGAGAAGAATCGGAGAAGGGGCTGCAATGATCCGTACCAAAGGGGAACCGGGAACCGGCGATGTAGTGGAAGCCGTACGGCATATGCGCATGGTTATGAGTGAAATACGTAAGCTGCAGAATCTGCCCGAGGAAGAATTAATGAGTGCAGCCAAGGAGATGGGGGCGCCTTACAATTTGGTTGTAGAAGTGGCCAGGCTGGGCAGGCTGCCGGTAGTCAACTTTGCAGCCGGTGGGATAGCCACTCCGGCAGATGCAGCCTTAATGATGCAGCTTGGCTGTGACGGTGTTTTTGTAGGTTCAGGTATTTTTAAATCAGGAGACCCTGCGAAGAGGGCTAAGGCTATTGTGGCAGCAACTACACACTACAATGATCCTCAGATGTTGGCAGAAGTGTCAAAAGATTTAGGAGAGCCGATGGTGGGAATTAATATTTCCACACTGGCCAATGTGGACCGGATGCAGGAAAGAGGATGGTAA
- the pdxT gene encoding pyridoxal 5'-phosphate synthase glutaminase subunit PdxT: MRVGVLALQGAFIEHEKSLKSLGCETIQVRKREQLENIDGLIIPGGESTTIGKLMNDFDLIGPIKELAVKGLPIFGTCAGLIVMAKEIANSSQLRLGMMNITVQRNAFGRQVDSFETDLQIEGLGQEPFRAVFIRAPYIEKVSDGVEVLATVDEKIVFAREKNFLATAFHPELTDDTRVHEIFMNCCKTFHNLR; the protein is encoded by the coding sequence ATGCGGGTTGGAGTACTAGCTCTGCAGGGAGCTTTTATTGAACATGAAAAGTCCCTGAAAAGCCTGGGATGTGAGACTATTCAGGTAAGGAAAAGGGAACAGTTGGAAAACATTGATGGGTTAATTATTCCAGGTGGGGAAAGTACCACAATTGGGAAGCTGATGAACGATTTTGACCTTATCGGGCCGATTAAGGAGCTTGCCGTAAAGGGTTTGCCTATATTCGGAACCTGTGCCGGCCTGATTGTGATGGCAAAGGAAATTGCCAATAGCAGTCAATTGCGCTTGGGAATGATGAACATTACTGTGCAGCGTAATGCTTTTGGCAGGCAGGTAGACAGTTTTGAAACCGACCTTCAAATAGAGGGGCTTGGTCAAGAGCCTTTCAGGGCTGTTTTCATCCGGGCTCCTTATATAGAGAAGGTGAGCGATGGAGTGGAAGTGCTGGCAACAGTGGATGAGAAGATCGTTTTTGCCAGGGAAAAGAATTTTTTGGCAACAGCTTTTCATCCTGAATTAACTGATGATACAAGGGTTCATGAGATATTTATGAATTGTTGTAAAACATTTCACAATTTGCGTTGA
- the serC gene encoding 3-phosphoserine/phosphohydroxythreonine transaminase, translated as MTERVFNFNPGPAMLPVEILEEAQKELLNYKGTGMSVMEISHRSKQFEEIIVGAEALLKELMGIPENYRVLFIGMGATGQFDMIPMNYQVGGKAGNYVITGSFANKAYKEGAKIGEAHVAATTKEINFARVANPDEIKMSDNPAYLHITSNNTIFGTQWKVFPETGDVPLIADMSSDILSKKIDVSKFALIYAGAQKNLGPAGAAVVIIREDMLEKSNQDLPTMLKYDIYAKNNSLYNTPASFTIYMIKLMLEWVKAQGGLEVMEQRNEHKAGLVYDAIDKSSGFYKGHAETSSRSLMNITFRLPNEELDKEFIAEAAKIGLSGLKGHREVGGIRASIYNAMPVAGCEKLVAFMNDFKNKKA; from the coding sequence ATGACAGAAAGAGTATTTAATTTTAACCCAGGTCCGGCTATGTTGCCGGTAGAAATTCTTGAAGAAGCTCAAAAGGAACTACTGAACTATAAGGGAACCGGAATGTCGGTTATGGAGATCAGTCATCGTTCCAAGCAGTTTGAAGAAATAATCGTCGGTGCGGAAGCGCTGCTCAAGGAATTGATGGGAATTCCCGAAAATTACCGGGTGTTATTTATTGGTATGGGAGCAACAGGGCAGTTTGATATGATTCCGATGAACTACCAGGTTGGCGGTAAAGCGGGCAACTATGTAATTACCGGTAGTTTTGCCAATAAGGCCTATAAAGAAGGGGCCAAAATTGGAGAAGCCCATGTTGCTGCAACCACCAAGGAAATTAACTTTGCAAGAGTAGCCAATCCTGATGAAATCAAGATGAGTGATAATCCTGCTTATCTTCATATAACTTCTAACAACACGATTTTTGGTACTCAGTGGAAGGTTTTCCCTGAGACGGGAGATGTCCCCCTGATTGCTGATATGTCCAGTGATATCCTCTCCAAAAAGATTGATGTTTCCAAGTTTGCCCTGATTTACGCCGGAGCACAGAAGAACCTGGGCCCTGCTGGAGCAGCAGTAGTAATAATAAGAGAAGATATGCTTGAAAAATCCAACCAGGATCTGCCTACAATGTTGAAATATGATATTTATGCGAAAAACAATTCTTTGTATAACACCCCTGCTTCATTTACGATTTACATGATTAAGCTGATGCTGGAGTGGGTTAAAGCTCAGGGTGGGCTCGAAGTTATGGAACAGCGCAACGAACATAAAGCGGGTCTCGTGTATGATGCTATTGACAAAAGCAGTGGGTTCTACAAGGGACATGCGGAGACTTCCAGCAGGTCACTGATGAATATTACCTTCAGGCTGCCAAATGAGGAGCTTGATAAAGAATTTATTGCGGAAGCAGCTAAAATTGGTCTTTCAGGTCTCAAAGGACACCGGGAAGTAGGCGGCATCCGGGCTTCCATTTATAATGCCATGCCTGTTGCCGGCTGTGAAAAGCTGGTTGCGTTCATGAATGATTTTAAAAATAAAAAGGCTTAA
- the serA gene encoding phosphoglycerate dehydrogenase, giving the protein MKVLVLDNVSEKAVKILSDGGIEAIVNNNKMTEEELCAIIGEYEGVIVRSATKITAPVVAAAKNLKIIGRAGVGVDNIDIPAATNAGLIVVNAPDGNTIAATEQTLALMLGLARNLPQAHKDLKEGKWMRKEYLGVELRNKVLGVIGLGRIGTAVAKRAQAFEMKTVGYDPMVSAEAAAANGITFKSLEEVIKESDFLTLHIPKTKESLNLINKAAIAMMKDGARIINVARGGVVNEEDLYEAVKSGKLAGAALDVWAAEPTTESPLFELNNVIVAPHLGASTKEAQVNVALDVAEEFVNVLVKGEMAKNAVNLAPIKPDVLAAIKPYLTLAEKIGKMQAQLINGSVKSIKITYSGELTQVEVSPLTTSFLKGFLEPMVEEAGSVNFVNAPILAKERGIAVEEAKIAEAGDYKAYISVKVEADCVKEVSGTLFGDDDPRIVMIDGYRINVVPAGNILVVPHQDKPKIIGPVANLIGEHDINIAGMQVGRKVVGGRAIMILEVDAALPDATVAEIAKVNGVYDVKMVTL; this is encoded by the coding sequence ATGAAAGTTTTAGTATTGGACAATGTTTCTGAAAAGGCAGTGAAAATCCTGTCAGATGGCGGGATTGAGGCTATAGTAAATAATAATAAGATGACCGAGGAAGAGCTGTGCGCGATTATTGGCGAATATGAAGGGGTTATCGTGAGAAGCGCTACCAAAATCACTGCACCGGTGGTTGCGGCAGCCAAAAACCTTAAAATAATCGGTCGTGCCGGCGTTGGAGTTGACAATATTGATATCCCTGCGGCCACTAATGCAGGTTTAATTGTAGTCAACGCTCCGGATGGGAATACCATAGCAGCTACGGAACAGACCCTGGCTCTGATGCTGGGTCTCGCCCGTAATCTTCCCCAGGCCCATAAAGATCTCAAGGAAGGCAAGTGGATGCGGAAGGAATACCTTGGGGTTGAATTAAGGAATAAGGTTCTGGGAGTTATCGGATTAGGCAGAATTGGAACGGCTGTTGCCAAGAGAGCACAGGCCTTTGAAATGAAGACGGTCGGCTATGACCCTATGGTATCGGCTGAAGCTGCTGCAGCTAACGGGATTACCTTTAAGTCCCTGGAAGAGGTTATTAAAGAGTCTGATTTTCTGACCCTGCATATTCCCAAAACAAAGGAATCACTCAATCTGATTAATAAAGCAGCCATTGCTATGATGAAGGACGGCGCCAGGATAATTAATGTGGCGCGCGGCGGCGTTGTTAATGAAGAAGACCTTTATGAAGCTGTAAAAAGCGGTAAATTAGCCGGAGCTGCACTTGATGTTTGGGCAGCTGAACCTACCACCGAGAGTCCGCTGTTTGAGCTGAATAATGTTATTGTGGCTCCTCATCTGGGGGCTTCGACCAAGGAAGCTCAGGTTAATGTGGCTCTGGATGTGGCTGAAGAGTTTGTAAATGTGCTGGTTAAAGGTGAAATGGCTAAAAATGCGGTTAATCTTGCACCAATTAAGCCGGACGTTTTGGCTGCTATTAAACCATATCTGACACTTGCGGAGAAAATTGGCAAAATGCAGGCACAGCTGATTAACGGTTCAGTTAAGAGTATTAAGATAACATACAGCGGTGAACTTACACAGGTAGAGGTATCTCCTCTGACCACTTCATTCCTTAAGGGATTCCTGGAGCCGATGGTGGAAGAAGCCGGTTCTGTCAATTTTGTCAATGCACCTATTCTGGCAAAAGAAAGAGGCATTGCGGTTGAAGAAGCTAAGATTGCCGAGGCCGGTGACTATAAGGCATATATTTCCGTTAAGGTAGAAGCTGATTGCGTCAAGGAGGTATCGGGAACCCTGTTTGGCGATGATGACCCCAGGATTGTTATGATTGACGGCTACCGGATTAATGTTGTTCCTGCAGGGAATATCCTGGTAGTGCCGCATCAGGATAAACCGAAGATAATCGGACCGGTTGCCAACCTGATTGGTGAACATGATATTAATATTGCCGGAATGCAGGTGGGCCGCAAGGTAGTTGGCGGCAGGGCTATTATGATCCTGGAAGTTGATGCAGCTCTGCCTGATGCTACTGTGGCTGAAATCGCCAAGGTTAATGGTGTTTATGACGTAAAAATGGTCACCCTTTAA